From the Priestia koreensis genome, one window contains:
- a CDS encoding ComZ family protein yields MMEQNIQFLQIAMKYLPEAKQLLDESGIELSMDKLQPIMELFNKVMADAYELGKQDALQEANHE; encoded by the coding sequence ATGATGGAACAAAACATTCAGTTTTTACAAATCGCAATGAAATACTTACCGGAAGCAAAGCAATTACTAGATGAATCAGGGATTGAGTTGAGCATGGACAAGCTTCAACCAATTATGGAACTGTTTAATAAAGTAATGGCTGACGCTTACGAATTAGGAAAGCAAGACGCTTTACAGGAAGCAAATCACGAATAA
- a CDS encoding beta-ketoacyl-ACP synthase III — MNAGIKGIGRYLPEKVLTNADLEKMVDTSDEWIRTRTGIEERRVADDNTDTSDMAYEASLKAIADAGIAPEDIDLIMVATVTPDQPFPSVACMIQERLGAKKAAAFDLSAACAGFMYGLVMAKQFIESDTYQNVLVVGVEKLSKITDWDDRNTAVLFGDGAGAAVVSKVSEGHGILSFELGADGTGAKHLYQDEHIIMNGREVFKFAVRQMGESAVNVIEKANLTKEDVDFLIPHQANIRIMEAARQRLDLPDDKMSKTVKKYGNTSAASIPISIVEELENGKIKDGDLIVMVGFGGGLTWGAIALRWGK, encoded by the coding sequence ATGAATGCTGGAATTAAAGGGATCGGACGGTATTTACCAGAGAAAGTTTTAACAAATGCAGATTTGGAAAAAATGGTGGATACGTCTGATGAGTGGATTCGTACTCGTACAGGAATCGAAGAGCGACGTGTCGCAGATGACAATACAGATACGTCCGATATGGCGTATGAAGCATCATTAAAAGCGATTGCAGATGCGGGCATCGCTCCAGAAGATATTGATTTAATTATGGTTGCAACCGTAACACCAGATCAGCCATTTCCTTCTGTTGCGTGTATGATCCAAGAGCGTTTAGGAGCTAAAAAGGCTGCAGCATTCGATTTGAGTGCGGCTTGTGCAGGGTTTATGTACGGATTAGTTATGGCAAAACAATTTATTGAAAGTGATACGTATCAAAATGTCCTTGTAGTAGGCGTAGAAAAGCTTTCTAAAATCACGGACTGGGATGATCGTAACACAGCTGTTTTATTCGGTGACGGAGCAGGGGCAGCTGTAGTAAGTAAAGTATCCGAAGGACACGGGATTTTATCCTTTGAACTAGGTGCGGATGGAACAGGTGCAAAGCATCTATATCAAGATGAACATATTATCATGAATGGCCGTGAAGTATTTAAATTCGCCGTTCGTCAAATGGGTGAATCAGCGGTTAACGTTATTGAAAAAGCAAACTTAACAAAAGAGGATGTTGATTTCTTAATTCCTCACCAAGCAAACATTCGTATCATGGAGGCTGCGCGTCAGCGTTTAGACCTTCCAGATGATAAAATGTCCAAAACAGTGAAAAAATACGGAAATACATCAGCCGCTTCAATTCCAATTTCTATCGTTGAGGAATTAGAAAATGGTAAGATAAAAGACGGCGATTTAATCGTGATGGTCGGCTTTGGCGGTGGCTTAACTTGGGGAGCTATTGCTTTACGCTGGGGAAAATAA
- the fabF gene encoding beta-ketoacyl-ACP synthase II: MEKRRVVVTGLGAVTPIGNDVETSWKNAIEGVSGIRTMTRLDPDNYSAKVSAELKDFNVEDYIDKREARKMDRFTQYAVVASKMAVQDAKLDITDEMAPRVGVWIGSGIGGMETFENQYETFLEKGARRVSPFFVPMMIPDMAAGQVSIMLGAKGINSCTVTACATGTNSIGDAFKVIQRGDADVMVTGGTEAPITKLSVAGFCANKALSTNPDPETACRPFDQNRDGFIIGEGAGIVILEDLEHALARGAKIYAEIVGYGATGDAHHVTAPAPGGEGGVRAMRQAINDAGLKPEDIDYINAHGTSTDYNDKFETMAIKEVFGEYAQKVAISSTKSMTGHLLGAAGGVEAIFSIKAIEDSMIPPTINYVTPDPECDLDYVPNKARKQEVKAVLSNSLGFGGHNATIVFKKYE; encoded by the coding sequence ATGGAGAAAAGACGTGTAGTAGTAACAGGTTTGGGCGCAGTCACGCCAATTGGAAATGATGTAGAAACAAGCTGGAAGAATGCAATCGAAGGTGTTTCAGGAATTCGTACCATGACACGCCTTGATCCTGATAACTATTCAGCAAAAGTATCAGCTGAGTTAAAGGACTTTAACGTAGAAGATTATATAGATAAACGTGAAGCAAGAAAAATGGACCGTTTTACACAGTATGCGGTAGTAGCTTCTAAAATGGCTGTTCAAGATGCTAAATTAGACATTACGGATGAAATGGCACCTCGTGTTGGTGTTTGGATCGGATCTGGTATTGGTGGTATGGAAACATTTGAAAACCAATACGAAACATTTTTAGAAAAAGGCGCTCGCCGCGTTAGTCCGTTCTTTGTACCAATGATGATTCCTGATATGGCTGCTGGCCAAGTATCTATTATGCTTGGTGCAAAAGGAATTAACTCTTGTACAGTAACAGCTTGTGCAACAGGGACGAACTCAATTGGGGACGCATTTAAAGTTATTCAGCGTGGAGATGCGGATGTAATGGTAACAGGTGGAACAGAAGCACCGATTACAAAATTATCTGTGGCTGGTTTCTGTGCGAACAAAGCTCTTTCAACAAATCCAGATCCAGAAACAGCATGTCGTCCATTCGATCAAAACCGTGATGGCTTCATTATCGGAGAAGGTGCAGGGATTGTTATCCTTGAAGATTTAGAGCATGCATTAGCGCGCGGAGCGAAAATTTACGCTGAAATCGTTGGATATGGTGCAACAGGTGATGCTCATCACGTAACAGCTCCAGCTCCAGGTGGTGAAGGCGGCGTTCGTGCAATGCGTCAAGCGATTAACGATGCTGGTCTTAAACCAGAAGATATTGATTATATCAATGCTCATGGTACAAGCACAGATTATAACGATAAGTTTGAAACGATGGCAATTAAAGAAGTATTTGGGGAGTACGCACAAAAGGTAGCGATTAGCTCAACAAAATCAATGACTGGTCACTTACTAGGTGCAGCAGGTGGTGTGGAAGCGATCTTCAGTATCAAAGCAATTGAAGATAGCATGATTCCACCAACAATTAACTATGTAACGCCAGACCCAGAATGTGATCTTGATTATGTGCCAAACAAAGCTCGTAAGCAAGAAGTGAAAGCAGTATTAAGTAACTCTCTAGGCTTTGGTGGTCATAACGCTACGATTGTCTTTAAAAAATATGAATAA